The nucleotide sequence TCGCTTAACGACATGTGTTTGCCTGCTCTCACTCTGTTGTTCGACGGCTGTTGCTGAAGGACCAGTCTCCACCGAGGATCAGGACGCTCTTGATAAGCTCGTCAAAATCAGTTCTGAAGTAACAACGCAGCTCCGCAGTTATACAGCCCAAGGGCGCTTCCGGGAATATGACATTGCAGGTGATGACTTTCCTCTGTTGAGGGAAGCGAAAATTACAGCGAAGTGCAACGGGGCGCGATATTATCTCAACCTGGAATTTACGACTCTTCAGGAACCATATCAGCGTCGTGCGATTCCGCAGGAAGCGTATCAACGCCGCGTGATTCTGTTTGATGGCAGTACACTTGCGAGCAGTTATTTCTCACCGCGAATTTCTGTGACCGGGGCCGCTGGCGAGCTGTTTCCTGCCCGTGCTTCGCGATCAGGCATTGTGTCTCCGCAGATCTTTCATTTTCCCTGGGATATCGCCCACCTCGATCGGGAAGCCTGCTACCCTCTCATGGTAATCGAAAACCTGGGTCGTGACAGGCTTTTCTGTTCCTATACACCACAAGGAGACATCGCAGCAGGATATCTGGTTGGCAGACAGGGGAAGGCAGGAAAAGTCGATTTGCTGTTTCGAAAAAAAGACGGTTTTCATTTAGGCAGCTATCGCTGTGAAAACCCGCAGGGAAAACTGATGACGTCGCATGATTTAGACTGGACGCAAATCGATGGTATCTGGTGCGTCAAGAAGATGATTGAGGTCTCCTACATCGCCCACAAAAAGTGGGAGCTGGAATTCAATACGATCAAGCCGAATGCCACTATTGAGGAGAGTACGTTTGCATTGGAGGCACTCGATCTACCTGCCCGGTCACGGATCATCGAGCGGGGGCCGGTAACACGCCTCACCCGCGTCGCAGAGTAAATATCGCAGGTCGCCACCCAGCGGTATTGCAAATTAAAGAAGCTGACATTCATCTGCTCAATGCCGCGCGGTTATTATTTCTCCAGCGTCAGGGTGCCCAAATCGACGGGTTCAGCGCTATATCCATTTTTCACAGGCGGAACGGTAAAGTGGACATCGTTTAAGCTGCCCGCGGCATGCTTTCGCTCTCTGAAGGTGACTTTCAGGAGATAGTCTCCCGGCGGCGCATCGTCGATACGGAACGATCCATCGCGGGCAATGCTGGCGGTGAGACTGGGAGAATCGGTCAGTAATTTACTGCGTGCGTCTTTGTATCTCTGATAGACCACTTTCTCCGCTTCATATGTGGGCGATTTTCTCCAGGCCAGTACCCAGTCGCGAAAGTGCAGGGGGTCTTTCCTGACCGCCTCTATCGATAACATACCCGCTGGTGGCTCTAAATACCGATGTGCGTCAACCATCGCAAATGCCCAAAGTACTTCACCCGTGTGATTGACAGGCGCTGCGAGTTTGCCCACAACCGGTCGCCCGGTGCCTCCCAGGTCCAGCGAGATCGTTTCTCCGGCGACAAAATCGACGGGTACTCGGACCGACGAAGTGGGTTCGGTGGCGCCTGCGTTGACGGTCAACATGATGCGGCGGTTAATGCGTCCGTGTCCCGGAAAGACACGCTCAAACACATAACGACCGTCTTTCCCCGTGGTCGTGTCGTGGTGGGTGAAGATATTCGGAACGCCTTCGCCGTAAGACGGGGTCACATTACTGAAGATGGTGAGCGGGACTCGCGCAACCGGCTTCGTGCCGACACGAAACGTTCCTTCAATGCGTGCCCAGGGGGTGAGTGTGACGGTTTCCGGTATCGCCCCTTGTTCCGATTTGAGGTGCGCGTAACCCGCCGGATGCGTGATCATCAGCTGGAATGGTTCTGTCCGTGCCGGAATGCTGAAATGCCCTTTTGCATCCGACTTGAGCTGTGTGGCATATGTCGAACCGTCATCAATTTCACCATTCTCAACGCTGATCTGCGAGCCGGCGACACCAAGGGCGATTTTCGCGCCCGCCGCCGGTTTCCCCGCTGCTGTCATCAGGGTTGCAGCGATGTCTGTTGCCGGTTCCAGGGCAAAATCAATCTCGATTTCTCCCTCGTCGGTTTTGATATCACGCGAGATCGCCAGCTGATAACCGGCGGCTTCAATTTTCACCAGATTCGCAGAATATCCGTGTTTCAGGCGAATGCGGTACGTTCCATCGGTCGCATCAATACCGTCGCGGGGGCTCCAATCCATTCCGAGGCGAGGATCGCTGTTGCGCAGGCCGGGAGTGAAATGAAACTGTTTGATCGGTTGTTTTGTCTTGGCATCAATCACGTGACCCGAAACCACCAGTGCCGGGGGCGGAGTGAAGACATATTCCTTCTCGCGGGCGACGAGTGGTTCTTTGGAGAGCTGCATTCCGCCGGGACGACAGATGTCGGCCTGAAATTCATCCAGGGGGGCTTCATCCCATTCCCAGACGCCATGCTC is from Gimesia maris and encodes:
- a CDS encoding carboxypeptidase-like regulatory domain-containing protein, which translates into the protein MIIFDTPPYRPASKAVSDVSRHGIPLKDFRILTGLIILLSLIAGIQPLHLASAQDKKSPKAAADKDWTVGGIVVDKAGQPVAGAKISVDVRRYRRNKDVRRPAVNTKIVTNAKGEWQFDDVPASEAEVFIAINHPEYGPWRKRINRSVFEVKADASPSAKMMLGQGLNITGSVTDENGKPVGGALIRTKFLNEIREAKTDEFGVYLLSGCEPRVTRVVASAKRRALEMKEVRVAPEMEPVDFVLKPGGKIRVRVVDENGKGIPKARIFFQDWRGRIDYFEFDHVSQYADEHGVWEWDEAPLDEFQADICRPGGMQLSKEPLVAREKEYVFTPPPALVVSGHVIDAKTKQPIKQFHFTPGLRNSDPRLGMDWSPRDGIDATDGTYRIRLKHGYSANLVKIEAAGYQLAISRDIKTDEGEIEIDFALEPATDIAATLMTAAGKPAAGAKIALGVAGSQISVENGEIDDGSTYATQLKSDAKGHFSIPARTEPFQLMITHPAGYAHLKSEQGAIPETVTLTPWARIEGTFRVGTKPVARVPLTIFSNVTPSYGEGVPNIFTHHDTTTGKDGRYVFERVFPGHGRINRRIMLTVNAGATEPTSSVRVPVDFVAGETISLDLGGTGRPVVGKLAAPVNHTGEVLWAFAMVDAHRYLEPPAGMLSIEAVRKDPLHFRDWVLAWRKSPTYEAEKVVYQRYKDARSKLLTDSPSLTASIARDGSFRIDDAPPGDYLLKVTFRERKHAAGSLNDVHFTVPPVKNGYSAEPVDLGTLTLEK